From the genome of Castor canadensis chromosome 4, mCasCan1.hap1v2, whole genome shotgun sequence, one region includes:
- the Serpinb12 gene encoding serpin B12, whose amino-acid sequence MDSLIEANTKFCFDLFQEITKNDSQKNIFFCPLSLSAALGMVRLGARSNSAHQIDEVLHFNELSQSESQDPDPCRKSTKEVPRDSSLEGQKQKTEARDQQTESSNDENEVLSCYFGKLLAKLDRTKAYYTLSMANRLYGEQEYPICPEYIDGVIQFYHTTIESVDFQKDTEQSRQKINFWVESQSQGKIKELFSKDTISSATVLVLVNAVYFKAKWEKSFDCENTVDALFSLNENEKKTVKMMNQKGRFPIGFIEELQAQILEMKYTLGKLSMFILLPPWSDDNMKGLQELERNINYEKMVAWSSSENMSEQEVAVSFPQFTMEDSYDLNSILQDMGITDIFNEMKADLTGISPDPNLYLSKIIHKTFVEVDEIGTQAAAASGAVGLTRSQPSWIEFNANRPFLFFIRHNKTQTILFYGRVCSP is encoded by the exons ATGGACTCTCTTATAGAAGCAAACACGAAATTTTGCTTTGATCTCTTCCAAGAGATTACCAAAAATGACTcccaaaaaaatatatttttctgtccTCTAAGCCTCTCAGCTGCCCTTGGCATGGTCCGCCTGGGGGCTAGAAGTAACAGTGCACATCAGATCGATGAG GTGCTCCACTTCAATGAACTTTCTCAGAGTGAAAGCCAAGACCCTGACCCCTGTCGAAAAAGCACTAAAGAAGTGCCGCGGGATAGCTCTCTGGAAGGACAGAAACAAAAGACAGAGGCTCGGGATCAGCAG ACCGAGTCCTCAAATGATGAGAATGAAGTGCTTAGCTGCTACTTCGGGAAGCTTCTTGCCAAACTAGATAGGACCAAAGCTTATTACACTCTGAGTATGGCCAACAGGCTCTATGGAGAGCAGGAATACCCAATCTGCCCG GAATACATAGATGGTGTAATTCAGTTTTACCACACAACGATTGAAAGTGTTGATTTTCAGAAAGACACTGAACAGTCTAGACAAAAGATTAACTTCTGGGTTGAAAGTCAAAGCCAAG GTAAAATCAAGGAACTGTTCAGCAAGGATACTATCAGCAGTGCAACTGTGTTGGTCCTGGTGAATGCTGTTTACTTCAAGGCCAAATGGGAAAAAAGCTTTGACTGTGAAAATACAGTTGATGCACTTTTCTCTCTAAATGAG AATGAAAAGAAGACTGTAAAGATGATGAATCAGAAGGGTCGGTTTCCAATTGGCTTCATTGAGGAGCTGCAGGCGCAGATCCTGGAAATGAAGTATACTTTGGGGAAACTCAGCATGTTCATCCTGCTGCCACCTTGGTCTGATGACAATATGAAGGGCCTTCAAGAG cTTGAAAGAAATATAAACTATGAAAAAATGGTGGCCTGGAGTAGCTCAGAAAACATGTCAGAACAAGAAGTAGCTGTCTCCTTCCCCCAGTTCACCATGGAAGACAGCTATGATCTCAATTCTATTCTGCAAGACATGGGTATTACGGATATCTTCAATGAGATGAAGGCTGATCTTACTGGAATCTCTCCAGACCCGAATCTGTATCTGTCCAAAATTATCCACAAGACCTTTGTGGAGGTGGATGAAATTGGCACACAGGCAGCTGCAGCCAGCGGGGCTGTTGGCCTGACAAGATCACAGCCATCTTGGATAGAGTTTAATGCCAACCgcccttttctcttcttcattaGACACAACAAAACCCAAACGATTCTTTTCTACGGTAGAGTCTGCTCTCCTTGA